The Phycisphaerales bacterium AB-hyl4 DNA segment CTCCGTCTTGTCCACCGGCACCGACTCACCTGTGATCGGCGACTGGTCAACGCTGGACTCACCGCTAATCACCACTGCATCGGCGGGCACCTGTTCATCGGCGGCAATGCGGATGTGGTCGCCCACCGCCAGTTGCTCCACTGGCACGAGTTGCTCGCCCGCGCCTTCAAGGCGCAAAGCCGTCTGGGGTGCGAGTTTCGTCAACGCACGGATCGCCCGCCTTGCCCGGCCGATGGCCAGTTGTTCACCCGATTCTCCCAGTGAGAACAGAAGCAACAGCAGGGCGCCTTCCTCGTAATGCCCCAGCACCGCGGCGCCCACGGCGGCGGTGAACATCAGCACGTCAATATCCAGCGAACGCCGCCACAACGCCTCGGCCGTCTCCATCGCGATCCGCCAGCCACACAACAGGTAAGCCGCGCCAACAAGGAGCAGCCGCAGCGGCTCCGGCCCATTGCCCAGGTAAATGGACGTCCCGAATGCCAGAAGCACGCCACCCACGACGGCCGTACTCAACTGCGGATACGCGACGCCCAAATCCAGCACCCGGCGCACCGCCGACGGCCCGGCGGCGGACGCTGGCTGATCGCTCAGCGCGATGCCCATGTCCGCCAGTCGCTGCTAAACTGAACGCAACGACGTCAATCCCACGTCGGCATGCAGTGTGACTTCCGAGCGGGCAAACGATGCCTTGACCGCCGACACCGAGGCAAGCCCAGCCAGCGCCGTCTCGATCTGTCCCTCCTGCCGCGGCGATACCATGCCCTGCACCGGCAGGCGAAGATGCAATGCCCCGTCTGGAGCGATTGATCCATCGAGCAGGTCACGCAGTTGCGCAAGCGAGACATGCTCCGGACGGCAACGCAGGTCAAGGCGCCCCGCGACTGTCCCGTTTCCATTCACCCACTGCGCAGCGTGAACGCCAGGCAGCCGCGTCAAGCGCTGCTGAACATGCGGCCAAGTGCCCGGATCACTCAGGGAATCGCGGGCATCGGGAAACAGGATTTCAATATGACTCACGGTTGAAGGCAATCCACATACTTACCTGGCACCACTGCGGCATCAGGATGATATGAGGAATCGTATCGCCGACGGCGGTTGATGTGACTGCGAACGGTCCTCAACTGGCAAATAGGACTGATTCGCAGTTTCCGGATGGTATGGCGGCGCGGCAGTCGGCACAGTTACCGCCGCTGGTAGCTTTCGGGCAGCGGTGTCGGGCGACGCTCCCGGTCGGGGCCAATCTCGACAAACTCGGACACCGCGGCGTGGGCGTGTTGTCGGATCAGCAGCACGATCTGCGGGGCGTCCGACGTCTGTCGAACGCGTACCCCGCCGGGGACGTCTTCAATCTGCATGTTGACTCTGGCATGATGCTCGAACAACTCACGGAACAGCGGATCGCCGCGGCGCATGGGCTGGCCCGAAGCAAGGCGGTCTTTCATCTGTCGTACATGCAATCCTCGTTCCCGCGTTCCCGTCGTCGCTCGCCATGCGGGCCATGCCCGTCGCGGCACGGCTGGCGGTTCTCGGCGTTGGGGCCCTGGCCGTCCCGGCGGCGCTGCCGGTCACCACCGGCGTAGGATTCAGGCTGAGCCTGCTCTACCGTCAGGGCCGGCTCGTCCACATCCACCATCTGGACCGCGGCGCCGGCAGGTATCGCCATCCATCCGGCGACGCCAATGGCCGCCACAACCAACCCGATTCGCAGCGTTTCGAACATCTCGAATCTCCTTCACAGTTGACCGATTAGCCGAGCGTCCCAAACACCGCGGCCTCGACTCCGGAGTATCGGCCTGCACTGATTGAACGTTTGTGAAGGGCCCTGACCTGCGGCGAAATATAAAAAGACAATCGGGCCCAATGAACTATAATAGGTGTCGGGCACGTTCTCCCCGTAGCGAACGGTTCCCCCAACGGTGCGGAGTCGCTCGATGTGACCGTCACTGATTTACGTACCGACGCGGAACTGATGGCCTGCTTGGGACACGGCGGGGTGGTCTGTCTCGGTGAGTTGTTGCAGCGTCATCAGGAACGGGTCCGTCGACTCGCGTATCGGCTGCTGGGCCGATGGGACCTGGCCGACGATGTGACGCAGGACGCGTTTTTGCGGGTGCGGTGTGCGGCCGGTCGCTATCGGCCGGAGGCGCGGTTCACCACCTGGCTGCATCGCGTGGTGGTCAACCTCTGCCACGACGTGCAGCGGCGCGAGCAGCGCCAGCCGGGGCCGTTGCCGCTGGTGGAGCCGGGTGTCGACGACGATCCGGGCATGAAAATGGAATCGAGCGAATCCGCCCAGCGCATCGCCGCGGCGGTGTGGCGGTTGCCCGAACGCCAACGGACTGTGCTGGTGCTGCATCGCTACGAAGGGCTGTCGCATCAGCAGGTCGCGGCGGTGACCGGCTGGAGCGCGTCGGCCGGCGAGTCGCTGCTCGTGCGGGCCTATGCCCGCCTGCGTGAGGAACTAGCGGATTTGCAGAATGCTTAACAGGGCGACCGCAGGTCAAGCCGCATTGCCGCGTTTCACTTACGGGGAAGATATGTGCCGCGGAAGGCATTGCCATGAGCACGACCCGAGGGAAAGCTGGACGCGACTTCAACTGGCGTGCGTTGATCACTTTCGTCACCACCGTGTCGTTTTTGATCATGGCCCTGTCGGGCGCGATGCTCTATGTCGCCCCACGAGGTCGGGTGGCCAACTGGACGAACTGGTCGCTGCTGGGGCTCGAAAAGGAGCAGTGGGCGGATCTCCACATGACGGCGGCGCTGCTGATGCTCGTCGCGCTCAGCTTCCACCTTTACTTCAACTGGAAGCCGTTGTGCCACTACCTCAAGAACAAGACAACCGCTCACGGCATGCGATTGCGGGAACTGGCGGTGGCGTGTGCCGTGGGACTGGTGGTGGCCGCCGGCACGCTGGCCGACGTGCCCCCGTTCAGCACGGTGCTGATGGTCAACGAGCGGATCAAGGACGCGTGGGAGCCCACGGCCGGTGCGATCGGCCGAGCCCCGTCGACCTATGTGCAGGAGCGCAGCGTTCGCGAGTTCGCCGACCGGATAGGGCTGTCGCTGGAGCAGATGTCTGCGGCGTTGAAGGCCCATGGCATTGAAATCGACGATGCGGACGTGCCCATTGATGCGCTGGCGCGACGGCATGGCGTATCCCTGCAGCAGATCTACGAAGCCGTGCATGCGGAAGGCGGACAAGCTGGACCGGTCCGTGTTGGTGGTGCGAATCGAGAAGTACGCGGCGGCGGTGGAGGGCAGTTTGGGCGCATAACATTGGGTGAGCTTTGTCGGCACGAGGCCGTGCCTCTCGCCGAGGCGGTGCAGTCATTGACCGACGAAGGCATCGAAGCGACCGAGGCGAGCCGACTTCGTGAGCTGGCGGACCGGCTCGGCATGACCCCGCGTGAACTGGCGGATTGGCTCACGCGCGGCCGTTGATGGCGTACCATCGCCGAGCAAAGTGTCCGACTGCTGCCCCGAGTAATGGCACGTGCTCAGCGCGTGCGCCGGAAAAATGTTTTCTTCAAGCACAAGGGTATGACGATGACCGCTTCAACCATTGAGCCACAACAGGTGCATCAGGCAATTGAAAACAAGGAGCCGGCCCGGCTGATCGACGTCCGGACACCGGGCGAATACGCTTCCGAGCACGTCGAGCAGGCGGAGTCGATGCCGCTGGACCAGTTGGATCCGGAGGCGCTGAAGGCAGACAACGGCGCGCCCCTCTACCTGTTCTGCCGCACGGGGAATCGCGCGGCGCAAGCCTCTGAGAAGTTGACGGCCGCGGGACTCGCCGACGTGCGCGTCGTCGAGGGCGGCCTCGAGGGATGGAAGCAGGCCGGGCTGCCGGTGAAGCGAGGCAAGGGCGTGATCTCCCTGGAGCGGCAGGTGCGCATCGGTGCCGGCGCACTGGTGCTCATCGGCGTGCTGCTCGGCTGGTTTGTGCATCCCGGGCTGCATGCCATCGCCCTGTTCGTCGGCGGCGGGCTGATGTTCGCAGGCATCACGGACTGGTGCGGCATGGCAATGGTGCTGGCGAAGCTGCCGTGGAACCGACGCGGAACGAAGCCCGATCGTGGGGCCGGCGGCGACGGCGGCGGCGCAACATGCTCAACGTGATGGGCAAGGTCCGCATCAGGACGAGCCGGCGAGTCAAGTGGTCACGGCACGACCGACAGCAACAGAGCAGATGGAGACAAACCATGCTCTTTCGACAATTCTTCGATCCCAAACTCGCTCAATATGCCTACCTCGTCGGCTGCCAGCGCACGGGTGAGGCGCTGATCATCGACCCGGAGCGGGACATCGATCAATATATCGTGGCCGCGGAGGCTGAGGGGCTGCACATCACCGCCGTGGCGGAGACGCATATTCACGCCGACTTTCTCTCGGGCACCAGGGAGCTTGCCGAGCGCCTCGGCGTGAGGGTGTACCTTTCGGACGAGGGCGGTGAAGCGTGGGCCAGCGACTGGGCGCGCAACGGCTCGTACGACGCCCGGTTCCTCAAGGATGGCGACACGTTCGAGGTCGGCGGCATCGAGGTGCGGGCGATTCACACACCCGGACACACGCCTGAGCACCTGAGCTACGCCATCACCGACCGCGGTTCGGGCGCGTCCTCGCCAATGGGCGTGGCGACGGGGGATTTCGTGTTCGTCGGCGATGTCGGTCGGCCCGACCTGCTCGAACAGGCAGCGGGCATGGCCGGGGTTCAGGAGCCGGCGGCGCGGCAGCTCTTTGCGTCACTCCAGCGATTTAAAGAACTGGACGATCACGTGCAGGTCTGGCCCGCGCACGGGGCCGGCTCGACCTGCGGCAAGAACCTCGGCGCAGTGCCGCAGACCACGGTCGGCTACGAAAAGCGGTACAACGCAGCGTGGGACGCAGCGACCCGGGGCGAGGATGCGTTCGTGCACGCCATGCTCGCTGGTCAGCCCGAGCCGCAGACGTACTTCGCCCGAATGAAGCGCGACAACAACCACGGTGTGCCGCTGCTCGATGGCTTGCCCAACCCGTCAGCCCTGACGGCGGCCGGGCTGCGTGAGCGGGTGGATGAAGGGCAAGCCCTGGTGATCGACACGCGGCTCGACCGATCGGCCTTCATGGCCGAGCACATCGCCGGCTCACTCTACGCTCCGATCAACCGCAGCTTCAGCATGACGGTGGGCTCTCTGATCGAGGATGAATCGACGCCCATTTTGCTGATCATCGAGACCGACCGCGTGAAGGAGGCGGTGCGCGATCTCGTGCGCATCGGCTATGACACCATCGTCGGCTTCGCCACCG contains these protein-coding regions:
- a CDS encoding RNA polymerase sigma factor, translating into MTVTDLRTDAELMACLGHGGVVCLGELLQRHQERVRRLAYRLLGRWDLADDVTQDAFLRVRCAAGRYRPEARFTTWLHRVVVNLCHDVQRREQRQPGPLPLVEPGVDDDPGMKMESSESAQRIAAAVWRLPERQRTVLVLHRYEGLSHQQVAAVTGWSASAGESLLVRAYARLREELADLQNA
- a CDS encoding DUF4405 domain-containing protein, which produces MSTTRGKAGRDFNWRALITFVTTVSFLIMALSGAMLYVAPRGRVANWTNWSLLGLEKEQWADLHMTAALLMLVALSFHLYFNWKPLCHYLKNKTTAHGMRLRELAVACAVGLVVAAGTLADVPPFSTVLMVNERIKDAWEPTAGAIGRAPSTYVQERSVREFADRIGLSLEQMSAALKAHGIEIDDADVPIDALARRHGVSLQQIYEAVHAEGGQAGPVRVGGANREVRGGGGGQFGRITLGELCRHEAVPLAEAVQSLTDEGIEATEASRLRELADRLGMTPRELADWLTRGR
- a CDS encoding rhodanese-like domain-containing protein, whose protein sequence is MTMTASTIEPQQVHQAIENKEPARLIDVRTPGEYASEHVEQAESMPLDQLDPEALKADNGAPLYLFCRTGNRAAQASEKLTAAGLADVRVVEGGLEGWKQAGLPVKRGKGVISLERQVRIGAGALVLIGVLLGWFVHPGLHAIALFVGGGLMFAGITDWCGMAMVLAKLPWNRRGTKPDRGAGGDGGGATCST
- a CDS encoding rhodanese-like domain-containing protein: MLFRQFFDPKLAQYAYLVGCQRTGEALIIDPERDIDQYIVAAEAEGLHITAVAETHIHADFLSGTRELAERLGVRVYLSDEGGEAWASDWARNGSYDARFLKDGDTFEVGGIEVRAIHTPGHTPEHLSYAITDRGSGASSPMGVATGDFVFVGDVGRPDLLEQAAGMAGVQEPAARQLFASLQRFKELDDHVQVWPAHGAGSTCGKNLGAVPQTTVGYEKRYNAAWDAATRGEDAFVHAMLAGQPEPQTYFARMKRDNNHGVPLLDGLPNPSALTAAGLRERVDEGQALVIDTRLDRSAFMAEHIAGSLYAPINRSFSMTVGSLIEDESTPILLIIETDRVKEAVRDLVRIGYDTIVGFATAETLARYFGQGGSRHAIECITFAEVAKMQGRDDVAVVDVRFRSEFDAGHVPCAVHASYTRLPSYARERIPRDKTLLVHCVSGGRSAAAVAYLAREGFEVKLVDDVLSAYAKEGELQVEGASRAA